From the Cydia amplana chromosome 8, ilCydAmpl1.1, whole genome shotgun sequence genome, the window attttctatGGTCAGTGTCGACCATCCCTCCCAGACCAAcctgtatatgtgtatgtaagTACAAAGCGTGCTAGGAACATAAATTCTGATATCGCCTTTTAATTACGTGTAATAACTTTCTTTACCCAAAGCCGCGTCTGCGCATCGGTGATCTATGGCCATGGCACAATAAAATGCCATTAGTTCAAGAAAATTTAGTCTTCGGATAAAAGTAGAGCCCGAATTAAGTTGATCCTACACCCTACACCGACTTTGCAGCGACAAAGTTTGGGACGACCATAATAATGTAAACGTCAAGTTCCTACCGCGAAAAATGACGATTTGGTAGGTAATTCTACAATTGTGGGTATGCatgtcaatgatattatatagcgacccgccccggcttcgcacgggttaacaaattaggtatatatatatataaaccttccttttgaatcagAGTGATtctgatttattaaaaaaaactgcatcaaaatccgttgcgtagttttaaagatctaagcataaagacagacagacagggaagcgactttgttttatactatgtagtgataaccaTAGATattaggttatactcatacttgaggaacacaaaaaatacttccatatttatttccgtGCCTACGacaaaatctgttatttttgattaattttctcattccacccatctttgtcacactcgttgttaatgTTAAACATAGttgtcgtctctttctctttcggtgtgcgggagctcgttagcacgtgcacatttctcgcttgtccagccgcgtctaaaggcaacttgtccaatttgtcacaaggtaagcgcttgtaagcacttcaattttggaacgcctataacctatcatatactgggtcaaccaaatcttgtcagtagaaaaaggcggcaaatttgaaaaatcgcgggttagcaacactacgtttgaattgttcgaaaatcgtgtcatttatatcttatctgtggaactgttttgtttacatttcatcgttgttcgatgtacattgctgctttttgttcgtttcttagggataccatacattagtttgctttacattgctactgacatatccggcttgacagactatagttataaatcattgatgcATATACATACGTTATATTCTACAGAACACGCGCTGCTACTCGAAAATCTCTTGCAAACAAAGAATTGGAACTTACGTGTACCATACAAATGCATAGTTtggtttaaatattatttagtttataacTGACCGGTCGGAAACTAAATTATAAAAATCGTACAGGAACGTACGTTGAACCGACGTAGCGCGTGCTAATGGGAACTGCAAACAGCGGGCGAGATCGTGAGCCAAACttgagtaaaataaaatatccggCTTATTTGCCACCGGTTCGTGGTGTATTTCGTAATGGATACGTTGTGCTTAAATTGTATTATATGTACAGTATTCACGCCTATTTACTTTTGCGGTGTTTGCCTTTTTATCTAGCTTTTAAAATTCTTAGCTTTCGAAATACCAAACATGACACAAAAAGGAaccgtttaaatatttaagggcGGCAATAACATTACAGTTGCAAATGGaatgataatatttttacaataagtagatacctaacaGTGGTATTTGTACTGAGCAATTTTCAATATCCACTAAGGTAACCAAAATGGTATACCTCTACCTAACCCTAACAACTTATAGATTTTGTTCGTATTctttttattaggtaggtaggtgtatAATAACAAACAACAATCGCTAAAGTAGAACACTGCCTATACACGAATCACTTTTTAGTGaaatttaatacctaataatttatgaaaatacatataagtacaatTCAGGAATATGCCCTGGCAATGGCCGACTATCAACAGGCTAATTTGAGTTTAGAACTTTATACTGGGAAAGAAATATGTTTGGCTGAAAATTATGATGATATAAATTGTTTTATCTTTCGGCACTAATTTACACCTACCCGTGTCCCATGACTCACATAAGTATGATTCATAAATTCATTTCGGTACGTCCTAGTTTGATACGTTCATGAATCATTAATTGCATCTATTAGGCACGGTATACAGAATCACAAATGTAGGAATTTTACCCAAAACTTGCTTTGACAAAAGTTTTACTGTAAAGAACAGGGAAATGTAGAATAataagctgaaacggagatgCTTCCGCGTGTTCTCGCTCAAAAACGGAGCGGTTGCTCAATATGTCCGAATTTTACTAACATCATTTTCTTAAGAACCACAAAGGTGTCCGAGTTCTTATTGAGTAATTTGCTATTGTTTCAGCAACATGGCTGCATCCCACATCCTAAGCGCCGTGGAGCCGACGGTCGGCGGCGGCAacgcgcgcggcggccgcgaACGCGAGGTCTCCGTCGCTTTGGATGACCGCGAGCTGTGGGTGCGCTTTCAGACGCTCACCAATGAGATGATCGTTACGAAGAATGGGCGGTGAGTTGGCAATATATCAGGATTTTCAGGAAATGGTGTTATCCTCTCGGCACCAAAATTGACCGTGATGTCATGTACCTAATTAACCTACCTACCTGTAAATTACATACCTATCTTTGAACCCTAATAAAATGCCGTGAAACAACCTTTTTTTTCTTCTAGATTAGTCATAGGTAGAAGTGGCAAACTTGGAAATGTTTATCAaacaaaacatataggtacctattgcaaTTAGAAAATGTCTGCTAGTTAATTACCTAACTCTACTCGCTCCTTCGTACGAAAACTGCCATTAATGGCTTTCATATAAAAAGTAACAGTTGTTATTCAAGCAAAAGTAAACATCTTATGTCTCATTGTTTGTATTTATGCACGttataaaaatatgatttactCACTAGTCATTCAAAATACCGTACTTAATGACCGCAACATAGTTTCATAGCAAAGTAGGTCCTTAGACAACAATGAAGCACACGATGCGAATAAAGCTAAAAGCTAAAAtataatgtttagtaattacACCGAGAGCATAATCAGGTAGGTCATCAAAGTTAGTGAGAGGTCATAAACTTGTTGTAAGGGAACATTAATCAACCGATGTACATGTTATGGGGCAATGCACATAATTTGTAGGTACGTAATTATATAGGTTTGCTTATATTCGAAGTAAAAAGCTTGAGCCACAAATGTTAGTACGAGTGTAACTATGTATTAGGAAagtgtatgtacctacactgtACAAAACTATAATTCTTCTTACTATTACACCATTTTTACATGGCTCTGTTTAGCTATAACCATAGGTTGACTGGTAGGGAAATGTCCTTAGGCATTAAGTAGGCCATTGGAcatcttttcatattttgtgCGTTAAAGTTTACTATAGTATAAACTCATAGTTCGCCCAAACTGTAAACTCGCGATTCGCCAAAAATGTGGAATAGAAAAACAATATACAATTGTGACAAATGAATAAATTTTCAGTGATCAAACCAAAAACGTAGAAATTCTAGATGGTggctgttttttagggttccgtagccaaatggcaaaaaacggaacccttatggattcgtcatgtctgtctgtctgtccgtctgtccgtccgtatgtcacagtcgcttttttccgaaactataagaactatactgttgaaacttggtaagtagatgtactctgtgaaccgcattaagagccaacaggatctaagatttaaatattttaggtaaatatacccgtctcgctaacggaagcggctcctaaaactagtgcgataaggaaaaggcgaaaaatcctgcgtaaaaatctcaaaaatcgaggtttcgtactcgactgtttcctcctccaaaacttaaccaatcgtaaccaaatttggaaatctaaatgattatgacattatctgtgtcggaccgttttgcttttttgactaattgatgtcagttttgaatagcacgcctctcattgcggcatagtcaattaggccatcaaagcaaaacggtccgacacagatattgacaatattaatctgtgttgaaaaaatcattgctcttagcttcaaaacccacggaggaaacagtcgagtacgtttatatggagaaatgaccactcctgttggctcttaagattttcacacaaaaatagataaaaaaaaacaataaaatttgggggttccccatacttagaactgaaactcaaaaaaatttttttcatcaaacccatacgtgtggggtatctatggataggtcttcaaaaatgatattgaggtttctaatatcattctagtaagtagttttttttgaatacgtcataaatcccctaaatacggaacccttcatgggcgagtccgactcgcacttggccgcttttttacaatTTGACTACCATTTGATAAGGGTTTCGAATGTCAGATAAGTATCAACTTTCAACATGATCtgaacaaaaataatgaaattgttGATGGCGGCTGTAcctattttacaattttgaatATCATTTCATATTCGAATCCCGCATGAGATATCAaatttttaactttaatatttttgtCATCAAAACACACTAGGTTGCACTGCAGCACTAGGTTCATTTAGTTTAATGATTCTGTTTACTCCGTACGATCACGAGAGACCATATAGAACAGTGCTAACCGCCGCGGCTAGTTTCAGCAATTAGCAGGGTAGGTCTTGCTCATTATCGCAGGGCGGCTAACCAGCGCCGTCCGTGCCCGATATCGCCCTATCCTTGAGGTGTAAGGTCTCGGGTCGAACAATACTCCTTACACTAGTTCTTGCTTGTTTTTAAGCGACTGCAAACAAGGAAGAGGCTTTGACTAAACGGGACTATCGCGTAACGcaacgtcacgttcgaaacggTAAGGCGGATAGATTAGGCTTTAGGGCAATTAATACTCGACAGAGAATtgagaaaaccggccaagtgcgagtccgacttgcgcacggagggttccgcaccatcaaccaaaaatagagaaaaaaaatcgtgtgttgtatgggagccccccttaaatatttattttattttatttttggtatttgttgttatagcggtaacagagatacatcatttgtgaaaatttcaactgtctagctatcgcggtttatgagatacagcctggtgacagacggacggacggacagcgaagtcttagtaatagggtcccgttttttactctttgggtacggaaccctaaaaaaaccggccaagtgcgagtcggactcgcgcacggagggttccgcaccatcaacaaaaaatagagcaaaacaagcaaaaaaacggtcacccatccaagtactgaccccgcccgacgttgcttaacttcggtcaaaaatcacgtttgttgtatgggagccccacttaaatctttattttattctgtttttagtatttgttgttatagcggcaacagaaatacatcatctgtgaaaatttcaactgtctagctatcacggttcgtgagatacagcctggtgacagacggacggacggacgtacggacagcggagtcttagtagtaCGTttctaccctttgggtacggaaccctaaaaaggacgaCGGAGAAAGCGAGAGAAAGAAAGagattattaattttaactgtTCTTTTGTTATGTCTCGTTTTAGCTAATAACATGTTTGTTTATTTGAAAGCTTGAAACTTTGAAAGCCCTTGAATGGTCCCATTTATAGACAAGGAAAGGATTTAATATTCCATGATAAATATATAGAatcaaaaaatacaaatattaacGTCGTTATAAATATGATGAGTAAAAAATAGgaatgtatgtacttatatcaATTGCCACGCTGCctttaactacatattttagtaggtacctaccatgtTTATTGTGTTATGCCCAAACTATTGTGTTTTAACGTTTAGGTAAAACAAGTATGGTAGGtgtgatcatcatcataactaaaGATAGAAATCATGATGAGATCACATTTACGAAATATTAGTGTCATTGTTATCcataatatatttaggtatttcgACGAAATCGGACAAGAAAGACTTGATAGgtatttaaaacataattaatatttgTATATCAAATTTTAGacaatttgtaatttaattcaGATAGCTTAATTGTATTATCGAATATTTTAACGTGAAACCAATCGAATATTTTAACCAATTCATCAAACATTGTAAAAACGATTCACCATTTATCGTTGAAATAACAGCATATTTGAAACACCAACACGAATAGAGAGGTGAATTGAAAACTTAGGCATTACTCTGTTGATAAGTAACTAGGTATTACATGTTAGAATTAAAACATCATGAACATGTTTGGTGGACCCGGCGGGATAAGAAGGCAAGGATGGCCTAGGGCGATGATAGAGGGCATAGTTTTCATCGGCCAGACACAGCATCTGACTCCATCTCCGGTCGTATCGGTTCTCCGCTCCACTGGGTCAAGATGGGTGACGACGAGAGTGTGCATTTGCGTCTGCGCGTACGCTTGCGCACCTTAATATTTCCTGCGCACTTGACTGTTTTTTAGTTGAAACAGTCGCCGTGTTCGAAATCGGTCGGGAgagagtagtagtagtagtagtagtagaatTAAAACATCAAATTCAATTAAATACCTTTTTGTTCCAGCCGAATGTTCCCCGTGGTCAAAGTGAGCGCGAGCGGCTTGGACCCGACGGCCATGTACACGGTGCTGCTGGAGTTTGTGCAAGTCGATTCACACCGCTGGAAATACGTCAACGGGGAGTGGGTATGTATTTAATCCAATCGAACGGTTCCCGTGTTCAAAACAGCCTGGAGACGTGCTAGTCAATAACCAAGGAGTCATTAGGTGTGTTGCTTTCATGTGCCAGTGGAATGTTCTGTGGTCACACCCGACGGCCATGTACTGTTCCTACACAGTGCCCTTCTGGTTCGTACAGTATGCCGATTCGAACCGTTGGAAACACGTTGGGGTGTGGGTATTGTGCTTCATGTTCCCTACGGTCAAATTGACATAGTCCCGTAGGATTATGTGCCTAGACTGTGCTGACAAAATTTGACGTCGAGCGTGCCTCAtgtacaaatttattttatagaacaagctaaagtgtcattctatggaactttcctaactatgtaaacaaaagtcactagtaaattgacatccaaagacaattttaatatgggggtttgtttacatagttagcaagttccatagaatgacactttatgattACTCAAGTATCTTGAGGAAAAACTTACCTTTCTGTTTTCCAAGTGTCGATGTCTTGCACTCTAGAGTCTCTCTCTCCAGTCGATGTTGGACGCCATTCTCTTTTAAGACATGAATTCTTTTATCAGGTTCCAGGGGGCAAAGCGGAGGTTCCGCCATCGAACGCCATCTACATCCACCCGGAGAGTCCCAACTTCGGAGCGCACTGGATGAAGGAGCCCATCTCTTTCGCCAAAGTCAAGCTCACTAACAAAACCAATGGCAATGGACAGGTgtgtattatgtattaaaacTAGCCAGCAAATGCGTTCCTAAATGTACTTTGTATTCGTCTTTTGTGGGAACAATTTCCATGCCTTATGTATGACGACGAATGGACGAACCGTATGTAAAACTGGCTGATTCAAAACGGCTTCTCAACTGCGTATGTATCAAACTGCTCCATATTAATAGATTCCCGTTACCATCGATATTCCTAAAAGGCATTATTGACAGAATACTAATCTGCGTTAATAGAAAGCAGGTGGTGGAGGTGTTACTGCTACAGTTGCTCGCTACTGACCAGTGTTCCCATCACATACGAgcgtatctcttcagacaaacCAGAGTAAATATTATCTCCGACAAAGCAGTTATTACGGATCTCAAGATCACACTTGTTGGTTGGTTTGAAAAGATGTGTTCGAAAAGGATTGTCGGAAACAACAGTCCAGTTCTGTTCTCACGCGATATGGCGCGAATGAACATGAAAACAAACATGAGATACATCCAGATCCATATGTTGGCGTCTCGGTGTGAATTTTGTAGCTTTACCAACTGTTTAGCGGCGTACGCACTATcatttgtaataattattgtCTCGATGCTATATTTGCTAGTCCCATTCGTGTTAGATTAGACGACTTCTGCAAAAATTAATGGCGTATTAATTGCCCGATTAtgattttattgttaagagtgtgCGAGATTTGAAACGTGTAAAGTAACAATTGTTTGTGAATGCTAGCGAATGGTTGTTAACGGTTTTCAATTTATAACTGACCTATAGTGCGGAAATTTAAGTTCAGAAATAACCGAACAGTTACGATATGATGTCAGACATCAACATCAGACATGACGTGGCAGTGAGCCTTCACTCGATTTCTTCTGTTTTCTTGCCGATTTATTTTGAAAAggacacattttttaaataggtattttataattgaggaatacctatttatttctaACCGGCAAGATATGAAGACATATGTACAAATTTACTTAGGAAATTAGAAACTCATTTGAAATAGTTTATAACATTGCACACATAGGGACATGACATGGGCAATGAAAAAAGCAATGTCATACACACCGCACCGCTCTATCAAAGGCgagggtacagtcacctgcaattatGTTTACCTATTACTACCTTACCTTACCTATGAGACGCTCACGATTAACAACGTACCTATTCGTAGATTCAGACATTTTTGATGCTTGGTTTTACAAGATATTCGCACAAATGACTGTAGATGATGGATATGCCTATTTTATTCTTGTTCGTCGTGTAGTGTAATAAACAATAGCTTGTTTCCCCTGGGCCTGAAGAGTCAAAAAAATGCTTCACTTACAGCCCAAGGcgacttaaccttttggacgccaatgaccgatatattcgcaccgtaggttctacgccaaagaccgattaatcggtcacagaccacagagaaacatcgacctacgtgcatatacataaagttcaacttcagttttgacacttcaatgatgtggcgtcggagtgacagcttttgtgtttgacacggcgtggaaaaagTTAAGCAAACAACAAATGAAAATGTCCCCACATTATTCACATTATAAAACTATAACATTTCATTAAAAGTTAAAGTTCAACAACCATTGTCACACGAGAATAGGTAGACACAAACATGATATAATTTACTTATGTTAGTTATTAGTTACTACCTGAAACGTGGTCACCCGTTGACCAGCATGAACGCTGTAAAAGGTTCCAAACGTCgggataaattataaacttattaCACGCGACGTAATCCGTTTCTATAGTtatatttcatgagtaactatcgcggtaacccaAGACAATTTTAGTTACTACCTATCAATCCTTCTTCAGATTGATTGACATCAGTGTAAACAGCCGTAGTATTCAATCAGACTATAATTCTTATAGATTAATCAATATCGCTTGCCTACATtcataaaacattatttttttcagatcaTGCTGAACTCTCTTCACAAATACGAACCAAGAGTCCATCTCGTGAAAGTGGGCACGGATCTCCGTCGCATCATGACCTACCCATTCCCTGAGACCCAGTTCATCGCGGTCACCGCGTACCAGAACGAGGAAGTGACGTCACTGAAGATCAAGTATAATCCTTTTGCCAAAGCGTTCCTGGACGCTAAGGAGAGGCCTGAAGGTTATTACCAGAGGGATTTTGTGGGAACGCACTATCCGCAACAAAGTTCGTCGCCGCACCAATATCCACAATGTAAGTTgttgattatttatattaatgtaAGCTGGGCCCATAACCTGTTTGAAGATGGTACCTAACTTTGAGACCCACCTCCGCCACTCTTCTGACCTCTGGTAAGTAAATTATGAAGTGGATACTTCTTTGTTAACAAACATTTAGATAGATAGAGGTTGTTAGCCTACGACATCTATAAAGACAACAAGGAGTAGGTATGAAGTATCTACTTAAAATGTCCGTCACAACACACGCGTTtcctttttttaaaattttgaatgtgatttttttttctcctaaaTGGTAAGTAACACCTAGTCAGAAATGTTGAAAATATACTGTGTGCATATAACGGTAGATCGTGATTTCAAAATACTTCAGTACCTTAAGGTTACTTGCATGATCAAGACAGTGGTAGGTCTGTGGCTCACAACTAGGTACTCAACTACTCACTGTCACTTTGGGCTTTTATAACCCAGGTTGAtgcaaaataaatataccttGTCACAGTTTTAAAACAAAGGGTTAAAAATATTGAGACCATTATCAAatgacactgatttaaactttcacgatttttacacaataataaattgtacagcgggacttaatcgcgtatctaagttttaagatttacctccgacgtttcgaggacggcgttgtccccgtggtctcggagaagactcaaAGCACGTGgtggtcttctccgagaccacggggacaacgccattATCAAATGATTTGGGAAATTTATACACAAGCAAATCAAAATTTTGTTAAGAATGTGatgaatatattaataataaaaattagagacacagtaacaaagaaacttagtTGAATAGAAATGTACTTATGTACTACAAGTTGCTAAATTTGAtgttgcaaaaaaattacagtgAAGTATAACTAACTAGTAAACCTTTACTGTGTTTAAACTTTTACACACGGAGCTTTAATAGTTTACTATTAAACTAGTGCAAAG encodes:
- the LOC134650098 gene encoding T-related protein-like; this encodes MAASHILSAVEPTVGGGNARGGREREVSVALDDRELWVRFQTLTNEMIVTKNGRRMFPVVKVSASGLDPTAMYTVLLEFVQVDSHRWKYVNGEWVPGGKAEVPPSNAIYIHPESPNFGAHWMKEPISFAKVKLTNKTNGNGQIMLNSLHKYEPRVHLVKVGTDLRRIMTYPFPETQFIAVTAYQNEEVTSLKIKYNPFAKAFLDAKERPEGYYQRDFVGTHYPQQSSSPHQYPQFSGWFVASQSLYGGSNAASRRPAPYPPRPPSRPRTLSPPSTYSSSERTTSANTASYTWSGSGYWPAQGSPPPPPSSPYRTPPYPAPLEYQPPATQPQPLYPLQYETPAQHSPYYQHAYAPYAHHPIEDISYWPNSLNSYGYQPSEYVGAGDVAYNSENMPFGPTGPPLEAAPVTEGRGTPPGPEHGDREYKYNTEERHSPCEEPTLSPRPSTQ